A stretch of Actinomadura rubteroloni DNA encodes these proteins:
- a CDS encoding LysR family transcriptional regulator translates to MPEPEIRELRYFRAVAEELNITRAAERLGIAQPPLSRAVRQLERRLGVALFDRTGPRLALTRAGTTLAEEAAAVLDALDAAVRRTRRAGLPRAALVVTAKPGVATELLRKVGARARAEPDAPELRVVVSGFGEQADLVRTGRADAALAGCFHGHGLDTEPLATEPRVAALAPDHPLAQRDVLSIADLAAEPAPRWGGSPVLDRAFWLGQPDRPADGPVVRDTAQLLEVVALGQAVALVPASLAVRNVRPDVVYRPVRDAAPYRTLALWPAGSRSPGIAWFVRTAQDVAAALTAGSTREGA, encoded by the coding sequence ATGCCGGAGCCGGAGATCCGCGAGTTGCGCTACTTCCGCGCCGTCGCCGAGGAACTCAACATCACCCGCGCGGCGGAACGGCTCGGCATCGCGCAGCCGCCGCTGTCGCGGGCCGTCCGCCAACTGGAGCGCCGGCTCGGCGTCGCGCTGTTCGACCGCACCGGGCCCCGGCTCGCGCTGACGCGGGCCGGGACGACGCTGGCCGAGGAGGCGGCGGCCGTGCTCGACGCCCTCGACGCCGCCGTGCGCCGGACGCGGCGGGCGGGACTCCCCCGCGCCGCCCTCGTCGTGACCGCCAAGCCGGGCGTCGCGACGGAGTTGCTGCGGAAGGTCGGTGCGCGGGCCCGCGCGGAGCCGGACGCGCCGGAACTCCGCGTCGTCGTCAGCGGATTCGGCGAGCAGGCCGACCTGGTCCGCACCGGCCGCGCCGACGCCGCCCTCGCCGGATGCTTCCACGGCCACGGACTCGACACCGAACCGCTGGCGACCGAACCGCGCGTCGCGGCGCTGGCCCCGGACCACCCGCTCGCGCAGCGGGACGTCCTCAGCATCGCCGACCTGGCCGCCGAGCCAGCGCCCCGGTGGGGCGGCTCCCCCGTCCTCGACCGCGCCTTCTGGCTCGGGCAGCCGGACCGACCCGCCGATGGGCCGGTCGTGCGGGACACGGCCCAACTCTTGGAGGTGGTCGCGCTCGGGCAGGCGGTCGCGCTGGTGCCCGCGTCGCTGGCCGTCCGCAATGTCCGGCCCGATGTCGTCTACCGTCCGGTGCGGGACGCGGCGCCCTACCGGACGCTCGCGCTGTGGCCGGCGGGCAGCCGGTCGCCCGGAATCGCCTGGTTCGTCAGGACGGCGCAGGACGTCGCCGCCGCGCTGACGGCCGGCTCGACGAGAGAAGGTGCGTGA
- a CDS encoding SDR family oxidoreductase, protein MKEIALVTGGNKGIGREIVRRLAEQGIVVYLGARDPERGGRAVAELLAESSGADVRFVQLDVTDPASVATAVTAIGAGAGRLDVLVNNAGIMTEWGVRTADVTAAHLREVYEVNVFGVVTVTAACLPLLRRSRNPRIVNMSSGLASLTLLSDPSIPLRKFLAYSSSKAALNALTLIYADALRADGIKVNAVSPGMVPTDQNAAAPFPRGDRTPSDGTRVPTLLATIPADGPTGTFHGPDATIPW, encoded by the coding sequence ATGAAGGAAATCGCACTCGTCACGGGCGGGAACAAGGGCATCGGACGGGAGATCGTCCGCCGTCTCGCCGAACAGGGAATCGTCGTCTATCTCGGCGCCCGCGATCCGGAGCGCGGCGGCCGGGCGGTCGCGGAACTGCTCGCGGAATCGTCCGGCGCGGACGTCCGGTTCGTGCAACTCGACGTCACCGATCCGGCTTCCGTCGCCACGGCCGTCACCGCGATCGGGGCCGGGGCGGGACGGCTGGACGTGCTCGTCAACAACGCCGGAATCATGACCGAATGGGGCGTCCGGACGGCCGACGTCACCGCCGCGCACCTCCGCGAGGTCTACGAGGTGAACGTGTTCGGGGTCGTGACGGTGACGGCGGCGTGCCTGCCGCTGCTGCGCCGCTCCCGCAATCCGCGCATCGTCAACATGTCCAGCGGGCTGGCGTCGCTGACGCTGCTGAGCGACCCGTCGATTCCGCTGCGCAAATTCCTCGCCTACAGCTCGTCCAAGGCCGCTCTCAACGCCCTCACCCTGATCTACGCCGACGCCCTTCGCGCGGACGGCATCAAAGTCAACGCGGTGAGCCCCGGAATGGTCCCGACCGACCAGAACGCCGCCGCGCCTTTCCCGCGCGGCGACCGCACCCCGTCCGACGGCACCCGCGTCCCGACGCTGCTCGCGACGATCCCCGCCGACGGCCCGACCGGCACTTTCCACGGCCCGGACGCCACCATTCCCTGGTGA
- a CDS encoding SDR family NAD(P)-dependent oxidoreductase: protein MTTPRTALITGASAGIGATFARHLAARGYQLLLAARRTDRLQELAAELTRQHGGRRYEVFAADLTDPAAPKAIMDYANAQGLDIDVLINNAGLSGKTAFADTPWDTLAGEIQLMVTAQTELAHLVIPGMKKRRWGRIVNLSSVAAFAPPAASLLYTGIKSYVLNTSQALDMELKPHGIHVTALCPGFTRTEFHDVMDTRDKADHLPRILWQQPEAVVAEGWRAVQNGKPVCIPGLVNKISATAMKPLPIRLSYLAGRTLNPFKNS, encoded by the coding sequence GTGACCACCCCCCGCACCGCGCTCATCACCGGCGCCTCCGCCGGCATCGGCGCCACGTTCGCCCGCCACCTCGCCGCCCGCGGCTACCAGCTCCTGCTGGCAGCCCGCCGCACCGACCGCCTCCAGGAATTGGCCGCGGAGCTGACCCGGCAGCACGGCGGGCGGCGCTATGAGGTGTTCGCCGCCGACCTCACCGATCCCGCCGCTCCCAAGGCGATCATGGACTACGCGAACGCCCAGGGCCTGGACATCGACGTCCTCATCAACAACGCCGGACTGTCGGGCAAGACCGCGTTCGCCGACACTCCCTGGGACACCCTGGCCGGGGAGATCCAGCTGATGGTGACCGCCCAGACCGAACTCGCCCACCTGGTCATCCCCGGCATGAAGAAACGCCGCTGGGGCCGCATCGTCAACCTGTCCTCGGTCGCCGCGTTCGCACCACCCGCGGCCAGCCTCCTCTACACCGGCATCAAGTCCTACGTCCTCAACACGTCCCAAGCCCTCGACATGGAACTCAAACCGCACGGCATCCACGTCACCGCCCTGTGCCCGGGTTTCACCCGCACCGAATTCCACGACGTCATGGACACCCGCGACAAAGCCGACCATCTCCCCCGCATCCTGTGGCAGCAACCCGAAGCCGTCGTGGCCGAAGGCTGGAGAGCCGTCCAGAACGGAAAACCCGTGTGCATCCCCGGCCTGGTCAACAAGATCTCCGCCACCGCCATGAAACCCCTGCCCATCCGCCTGAGCTACCTCGCAGGACGCACCCTCAACCCCTTCAAGAACAGCTGA
- a CDS encoding saccharopine dehydrogenase family protein: MTKWLLYGANGYTGELIAREARERGLEPVLAGRNLAAVKPLAEDLGLEYRIFDLRDADARLSGIEVVLHCAGPFSVTAAPMIDACVRTRTHYLDITGEMDVFAYAREIDGLARAAGVVVCPGVGFDVIPTDCLAVALHQAMPEATGLRLGFDLPLALSPGTVKTVLDGMAAGGRARIDGRITVTPLGGRTDRIDFGKGTRPALAFPAADLHSAHHSTSIPNIEVYLPLPSPLILGTRISRRLAGLLARPGVRAAAHKLIDKTVKGPDANERATGTAHVWGETTDAAGRWATARITTANPYRLTIDGALTAVTDLLAAPDPRPGAHTPATLFGADLITRLSGSGPLTITTPDTTEGTSR, translated from the coding sequence GTGACGAAATGGCTGCTGTACGGCGCCAACGGTTACACCGGTGAGCTGATCGCCCGGGAGGCCCGCGAGAGGGGCCTGGAACCGGTTCTTGCCGGCCGGAACCTCGCGGCGGTCAAGCCGCTGGCCGAGGACCTCGGCCTGGAGTACCGGATCTTCGACCTGCGCGACGCCGACGCGCGGCTGTCCGGCATCGAGGTGGTGCTGCACTGCGCCGGGCCGTTCTCGGTGACGGCGGCCCCGATGATCGACGCGTGCGTGCGCACCCGCACGCACTACCTCGACATCACCGGCGAGATGGACGTCTTCGCCTACGCCCGCGAGATCGACGGCCTGGCCCGCGCGGCTGGTGTCGTGGTCTGTCCCGGAGTCGGTTTCGACGTCATCCCCACCGACTGCCTCGCCGTCGCACTCCACCAGGCCATGCCCGAGGCCACCGGTCTGCGGCTCGGCTTCGACCTGCCGCTGGCGCTGTCCCCGGGGACGGTCAAGACGGTCCTGGACGGGATGGCCGCCGGAGGCCGCGCCCGCATCGACGGCAGGATCACCGTGACCCCGCTGGGTGGGCGCACGGACCGCATCGACTTCGGCAAGGGCACCAGACCCGCGCTCGCCTTCCCGGCCGCCGACCTCCACAGCGCCCACCACAGCACCTCGATCCCCAACATCGAGGTCTACCTACCGCTGCCCTCCCCGCTGATCCTCGGCACTCGGATCAGCAGACGCCTCGCCGGGCTGCTGGCCCGTCCCGGTGTCCGCGCCGCCGCGCACAAGCTGATCGACAAGACGGTGAAGGGCCCCGACGCGAACGAACGGGCCACCGGCACCGCCCATGTGTGGGGCGAGACCACCGATGCGGCCGGCCGGTGGGCCACCGCCCGCATCACGACGGCCAACCCCTACCGGCTGACCATCGACGGTGCCCTCACCGCCGTCACCGATCTCCTCGCCGCCCCCGACCCCCGCCCCGGCGCGCACACGCCCGCGACCCTGTTCGGCGCCGACCTCATCACCCGGCTCTCCGGCAGCGGCCCTCTCACCATCACCACCCCCGACACGACCGAAGGAACCTCCCGGTGA
- a CDS encoding TetR/AcrR family transcriptional regulator translates to MPRNRRPQDREEKREEILAAARRLFIDDGYESASMGQIAKSAGVTVNTIYWYFRDKDDLLVAVLDRLLTEALAQYTTIADRPLGDRLLWAVDRLEQLHGLVNTVHARAPASPAVHAWHTAFHELADALIADDLRQAGAAEADLPAMIAIGTFVIEGLLTHRRDDAGKRAVIDLLVQRLTTVPTRT, encoded by the coding sequence GTGCCCCGGAACCGACGCCCCCAGGACCGCGAGGAGAAACGCGAGGAGATCCTCGCCGCAGCCCGGCGGCTGTTCATCGACGACGGCTACGAGTCGGCGTCCATGGGCCAGATCGCCAAAAGCGCCGGCGTCACCGTCAACACGATCTACTGGTACTTCCGCGACAAGGACGACCTGCTCGTCGCCGTCCTGGACCGCCTGCTGACCGAAGCCCTCGCCCAGTACACGACCATCGCCGACCGGCCGCTGGGCGACCGGCTCCTCTGGGCCGTCGACCGGCTCGAACAGCTGCACGGCCTCGTCAACACCGTCCACGCCCGCGCCCCGGCCTCACCCGCCGTCCACGCCTGGCACACCGCCTTCCACGAACTCGCCGACGCCCTGATCGCCGACGACCTCCGCCAAGCCGGCGCCGCCGAAGCCGACCTCCCCGCCATGATCGCGATCGGCACCTTCGTCATCGAAGGCCTCCTCACCCACCGGCGCGACGACGCCGGCAAACGAGCCGTGATCGACCTCCTCGTCCAGAGGCTCACCACCGTGCCGACCCGAACCTGA
- a CDS encoding aldo/keto reductase, whose protein sequence is MKSKTLAVPAVALGTWAWGDSGEPGDGYFGSELSESGLREVVEKAHSNGFTLWDTAVAYGMGRSETVLAQALKGYDRSEYQLSTKFTPQIAGDGDDPVADMLEESLDRLSTDYVDLFWIHNPADVARWTPSLIPLLTSGKIKHVGVSNHNLEEIALADQILGEAGFRVEAVQNHYSLLYRSSERAGVLDYCREHDVPFFAYMVLEQGALTGRYGPTNPLPEGSSRAAVYNGVLPRLRALTDRMKAIGEDRNASAADVATAWAIAKGTTPIVGVTKAAYIDGLVRARGIELTTKEIAELEALADASGVDTRGWWEQEM, encoded by the coding sequence ATGAAGAGCAAGACGCTCGCTGTGCCGGCGGTGGCGTTGGGTACCTGGGCCTGGGGTGACAGCGGCGAGCCGGGCGACGGCTACTTCGGCAGTGAGCTGAGCGAGTCCGGTCTGCGGGAGGTCGTCGAGAAGGCGCACTCGAACGGGTTCACCTTGTGGGACACCGCCGTGGCGTACGGCATGGGCCGCTCGGAGACCGTCCTCGCCCAGGCGCTGAAGGGCTATGACCGCAGCGAATACCAGCTGTCGACGAAGTTCACCCCGCAGATCGCGGGCGACGGCGACGATCCGGTCGCGGACATGCTGGAGGAGAGCCTCGACCGGCTGAGCACCGATTACGTCGATCTCTTCTGGATCCACAATCCCGCCGACGTGGCGCGCTGGACGCCGTCTCTGATCCCGCTGCTCACGAGCGGCAAGATCAAGCATGTCGGCGTCTCGAACCACAACCTGGAGGAGATCGCTCTCGCTGATCAGATCCTCGGCGAGGCTGGCTTCCGCGTGGAGGCGGTCCAGAACCACTACAGCCTCCTGTACCGGAGCTCCGAGCGCGCGGGCGTTCTCGACTACTGCCGCGAGCACGACGTGCCGTTCTTCGCCTACATGGTCCTGGAGCAAGGAGCGCTGACCGGCAGGTACGGCCCGACGAACCCGTTGCCAGAGGGCAGCAGCCGGGCGGCCGTGTACAACGGCGTCCTGCCCCGGCTGCGGGCGCTGACGGACCGGATGAAGGCGATCGGCGAGGACCGAAACGCGTCCGCCGCCGATGTCGCCACCGCCTGGGCGATCGCCAAGGGGACGACCCCGATCGTCGGGGTGACGAAGGCGGCTTACATCGATGGGTTGGTCCGAGCTCGAGGTATCGAGCTGACCACCAAGGAGATCGCGGAACTTGAGGCGCTGGCGGACGCCTCAGGCGTCGACACGCGCGGATGGTGGGAGCAGGAGATGTGA